The nucleotide window AGAACTCGTACTTGGCGTAGTTTTTGCGGAACAGCAGCTTGGTGTCGCCGTCCTGCGGCCAAGAGGACTGCACCTGAGACACCACCTCGTGGTCCTCGAGGCAGCGTTCTGTCCGAAGAGGGAGGACGGCGCGGGTTAGACGTCGCGAAAGATTAACGCGTTCGGCGGGTGTGTTTGGGTCGTGTCTTACCGAGCAACAGTGAAGGGTGCTGCTCGAGGAGAGCCCAGTTCTCCTCGTCCGTACAGTGCGTGGACTCCACCAGGATGTGGCAGACGTCTCGCGCCGTCGCCATCGACGACACCACCACAGACCGGCTGTGTGTGTCTTCGCCGAACACCCttaccacctacacacacacacacacacacgtcattgTTTTAAGAACATGAATCAACTCTGGAACTGTGACtcatgaagaaagaaagaaaaaaaaacaccttactTCCTGATGAGCAGTTGTGCAAGAAGATTCATTAAGATTACAAAAGACACAAAAGGAGAACGGAAGGAATTAAGGACAGATTTGCTTTTCTATTATAACAACGGCAGAAAGAAAGACGACGaaactgtaaatgtgtgtgtgtgcggtaaCGAAAATATTCATCATGGCACTCGTGCAGCGAAGAATATTTCTGTACAAAATTGCCGCATATTAAAAACCTATAAAAAGATCCTATTCGTTTAACATTGTACggattgtattgttttttaatgtttttttgtgttaattgAAAAGTAGCGTGTGCTGGTTTGTCAAACctgaagggggggggggggggattaaataaataagaactCAACCACAAACCTGACGAAcctgtaccacacacactcaggcagCAGGTTCACAGGAGACACATGGGGACAAAACACTGATTTGCATGCcgactacacacacaaacacacacaggttagTTTCTTGTCATCTGTgctactgtttaaaaaaaaaaagtatgaaagaCGTCTGGAATCTTCCGgatgttcaagaaaaaaaaaaaatcgtgatCCATCCTGGCTGGCGTTCAAATCTTTTATCGACAACATCTAAAATAACACAAGGCGAGCTTGTTTATATTGTTGTGTTtctagtgcgtgtgtgtgtgtgtgtgtgtgtgtgcgcgctaaACACAAGCGTTAGCTAGCCAACTTTCCTCGTAACGTACACGTTTTGatcaaaactattgggacacccgactcgAGGCAGACTCGAGAGACCCGGACCGAACCTGTTCCGGCGAGAACCCGTGGAGATCTGCTTTGCGTGGgcttggaagatgtggaagatcccCTACCATAAAGCTCTAAACCCTGTTGAACTCCTCTCCTCCTCACCAAAATCAGTACCCGAGTTTACcgacacccttgtggctgaacgagaTCGCTACGCCCCCGCCCCCTCTTTACAGTATTTTCTGGCCTGCATTGTGAACATTGTGTGTTCTGTTTGCATGTTGCCTGAAGGCTTCGTTGGCCCCGCCTCCTTTGCGGAGTATTGACATGCAACACCGACTGGCGATTAACGAATTTCTCGGAGGACTGCGTGTGTTCCTCCGAGCGTGGGGACAATAGGAAAAGGTCAAGAAGCGGGGCGCTTATGTAATCGTCAGCCGAGACTAACGACATGATGTACgctggcgagagagagagaaattaattACAGGAAAACCATTCTCAAGAGGCTGACGGAGAATGCCAAGCGTGTGCGATAGCTGCCGTCAACGCATAAGGTGGCTACTGAGAATCGAAATATAAAAGGCATTCTGGGTTGCTTAAGACGGTTTAAACCcgtaccgatagtttttccggtccGCCGTCATTACGAAAGCGGCCTCTGAAGGCTCGAGACTGAGTGCTGCACGGAGAGAGCGCTATATCGGATTCATTAGGGgattctgcaggtttcaccagGTCAGATTTAAAACTTCACCAAAGCTGAAAAATCTAATCTGGTTTTTTTCGGCTGTGGTACAACAATTTTTTAtcattctaaagtgctgcaggagcatttcGATTAGTGTCAGAGGTAACGTTATGTGGACATGGGAACATGAAGACATGAAGTTTAAACTTATGTAAGACCCAAAACAGCCAATTTAAGACTTTTCAAGGCCTTAAAAATgtgaagatattttttttaagactctGAAGAAACCCTGATAATGATATTTATTGAGTGATATAATCATACAAGTGGTGTCATATACATATACCACCAGTTTCTATATGCCTCCTCTATCCCTTTGCATTAATGCCATAATATTCAATCATTAACTCCATTAAGTCCAAAGTCAACTGAATAATCCCCAAGTCATTACCGGACTTTTTGCAAATCAGAGTGgctgtaaaaaataatgaaccacctgaacacacactcgtacacatAACAAtgggataaaaaacaaacaaacaaacaaacaaacaaaaagcagagCGTGTTTCACGTACGTGCGTGTCTTCATCAGTGGCCGTGGCGCTTCCCACCAGCGAGCCGACCCGAACCGGAGAGTGTGAGGGGCTGCACAGTTCAGGGAATGGATTGGGAATGGACGGCATCGACGAAGGTCTGAAATCTCCTTTGGAGCTGTGGAAataaagtgtgtatttgtgagacCCTGGctggtggttgtgtgtgtgtgtgtgtgtgtgtgtgtgtgtgttatttgaaCCTGTAGCTGTTCCTGATGGTCAGCGGTTGGGATCGGGGTGCAGAGGGACCGGAACTCTTCACCTGATTTGACGTCTCCTCTCCGTGCATGTCCTCACGGGGCGGGTCATTAAAAACCTCTGTCCAACCGCGATCCACCTGCatcactctacacacacacacaaacacacacattggcCCATACTTCAGATAAATACACAATGAAAATCTAGACCTGAAATATGTCTATTATTATTCTACAcatgatattatttattaatatttcagaACTTGTTGAACATGGGTGCAAAGTTCAGCCAAAGTCAGAGCTTCTAAACATAGTTCTTTCACCTACAGGAACAAGTGGAGCTCaggtgaagaaaagaaagaaagaaaaacaaagtcaCACCTACGTACACTTGCGGATCTGTTTTTCAATCCAGAGgcgaaacaaacacacacacacacacacacacacacacacctcggcCAGACGTTCTGGCACAGTGACAGAGTCAGGAGTCACAACTCGATTCTAATGAGTgctacagggtgtgtgtgtgtgtgtgtgacaccgGAATTGTTTTTGTGccaatgtgtgtctgtgaaggTTGTTTGCGACAGATATGTTGCAAAAAAGGTTTGCAAAGCAAAACAGGATGATGATGTAATGCTCGTAGTACGCCGGCGATACCGACACGCCCGCTAGGACGAGCAACTGACGATGCCTGCTACAACAATAGCGTACCTTTAATAGCCGTGTTTCCGCCCGTCCTGATTGGTCAGGGATCACCGTGCTGGTGCGCCAGCTGTTATAGTGTGAGCGATTGTTTTTTTTCGTCGTTTTCCTGAACTTTCCAAAACGTTACCTGTGACTATAAACGGAtatcaaaagaaataaataaacaaatccccCTGTGACGCGTCGTTCATGAATGATTTAAAACGTGCGATTATTGGCGAAGGCGTTCGTACGCACGCGGTAACACGATATGATCGTTTCGAACAGCTGTGTACGGTGCACGTTCACTATTACGTAGCGAATACACGCAGACCGTAGTCTTTTACAATACAATCATTCATCGTTTGGAGGTCTTTCTATTCAacaaagctcttttttttctcttctggaTCTGTGTGACGTCGTTGCCAAACAATGTTGGCTTTGCGTGCCAAACAAATGCATGGAAATGTAACGAGCATCCCGAGGGAAGTCGAAGGAACACCAGGAACACCGGAAACCCCCTCTCCCGAACACCCAGAATTGTTACGTTGGTCATATAAGATACGAATCGCTCGAGGAAAATCACAGACGGTGGCGAATGAAACCCGAGCGACCCCGAGTGCATCACTGGTGCCCTGTgcgaccaataaaaaaaaaaggcttgctTAGCGCCcgtttttattacaaatattaataaaagagaAGCAATGAAAACTCCGATatcaaaaaaacataataaacgCCACTTTTTCGAATCCCCAAAcattttactgatgcgccaagtcccACCACGACGCACACATCCGGCATTTAAaacagtccgtgtggaaacacagcaataAAACGCCATAATTACATTCAAACGTTCACAAGAACATTTTGTCGTCGTGCTCTACATATTGTGGGTTTACCATCAAAAATATTTATGTGATTCGTACCACGACTAACACAACCGGAAAGAGATGGGGGGCTTCATTTCTGCGGCTCTCTGACTGACGAGCACTGCGTTGCGCGCATGCGCGGAGGCGAGAAAGGCATCTGAACTTGAGCGCTTCTCAACATTTCccgatattttattttatttttttatttggtcgacaaggaaagaaacagaaacgcttatatagatatagatatattataaataatattcttttgagaagtaaaaaaaaaactaacaatatGAATGATAATTGATAAATACATCATTTCGATAATTAGCCTacaggtaaaattatataacgtgtaactatgtgtgtgtgtgtgtgtgtgtgtgtgtgtgtgtgtgtgtgtgtattaattaatttactaCTAATTAAGAACTATTTTAGGTTTGAGCATTAAGGTTCTCTACCTGTCACCTGGAGCTTCACCTGTACTTCAGAAAAACTACGCAGTTAAAGACAACGAAACGAAACAAACGCGTTTTTACCTCAAGTTTAAATTTATAACCAAACAATTAATGCgttcaaccaaaaaaaaccctagtattttcccaaaaaaaaatacctcaaAATAACAAATAGTTCCTCACCTGTCTCCGCTTCGCAGTCCTACCTGTCTGCCACTGCGACTTGTTTTCACGCGAGCGCGCTCTCGTGCTCGCCTCTCTCGCGCCGGTCTCACTTGGGCCGCATCCAAAACCGCACAACTTCCGCGCTGCAAGGTGAACAAGGTGACGCggaagccccgcccactcacACATACCTGTCCGCGCGCTCGTCACCTCAAAGTGCCACTAAGCAGATCGCGGATGGAGACGGAGCCACGGCGCGCGTACGCACGCACGCACTCGAGAAGGAGGAGGCGGGGCCtgtccgtaaaaaaaaaaaaaaaaaaaaaaagaaaaaaaaaggtgggtAAATGTGGGCGGGGCTGCGGTCTGCAGGTGGCAATGTAGGAGAGGCGTCGTCATGGCAACACTCGCAGGTGGAAAAGCTTGGTAGTAACGCATCACATGGTGCGTCACGtttctctttattattattattattattaatattacggtgtcaaatatgttctttgtttattttaattgttagtaaaatttaatattttttaatacatacatATTGCCTAATAGttttagatatatttattatacatttatcatAAATCAGGATTTTATTAAGAAACAAAAGTCAAAggtgttgaattttattttatattttaaatatacagtatatggcaaAATATGGGTAGTGACCAGCTGTGACCACTAGGGGCAGATGATATGATAGATCGTTTATGATAAATAATTTATgcataaaatattcatatactTTTAAAGAGCTTTTTTCTGCCCCTAGTGGTCACAGTTGGTAACTACCCATATTTCactatacatatttaaaatatacaataaaattcagcacttttgacttttgttttttaataaaatcctgACATTTGTTTATCAGATAGTAAATCATTAATTATCATATCCGATTTTATAGTAATACgtaatgtgtgtaaagtgttCTTACAATTGTTTCTTGTTCTTGAGCTAAGAAAGCTatctcattaaaaatgtataaaaataatataaaaaattcagCCATTTATAATGGAATCGATGGTGTTCAATTATTACGTCACATTTTCGAATAGAAAAAACGAATCAGACAAAATCAAATGAAACACAgtgttaggaaaaaaaaaagttttatttccaGATTTCCTCTTGTCTATTGGAATCTTGCaacttttttcattattatttttttaattcattggaATCCCACGAGTAAAATTCCCGAAATCAAAATCGAAAAAATCAAAGGTTAccatgaaaaagtaaaaaaatatgtcaaacacaaaataatatgtttatataatattacacgTATTAACAAACATTGACAACATTGatattaatcataataataataattaataataataataattaagaacAATACTATAAAGAAAGGGTGTGAGATGAGAGCGGAGTGTatgtacacatgcacactcgAGTACACACTCGCTCCCTTCGTTCCATACCCCTCAGAGCGAGGCtctagaaaaggaaaaaaacatactttctttttcctcttttttttttttttttaaatatcacccCCAAAAAAATGCGAAATATCAGGGCTTTttgttagttgtttttttttttttttttttaccttatagCTACATGCaaagacgaaaaaaaaataataataaaatttgagAAAGTCTGTGTCAGTCGCTGGCTCTCGGACATCGGAGCGCACTAACATGAgtgtttattacacacacacacacacacacacacacacacacacacacacgtgtctttATTAAAGTCCTCAGAGTGCGCACTACTGATTTTGTAAGGACCGTGCTGCTTgcttggtgaaaaaagaaataaacagtgcCCCCTAGTGAgacacagaaaatatttttttgtggtgattcaaggaatttggttcggaatagaaatgaaattctcgCAATTTGAGTCGATAatggatggggaaaaaaattaggGGAGCTAGCATGCTAGTCAAGGACGTCTTAACGAACCAGTAAATGGAAAGATTTCGTATAAAAAGTTCTCCGGTGGTGATGTTTAAAAAGTCGCAGGAAACAGGAATGTGTTTTTCCCGGTTAATCGGACACAAAGTGCGAAGTGTTGTTAATAAATCGGATATTAGTGCTGCTAAATTCCGTCTGTCGTGTTTCCTACGCGTTCGAAACAATGACGGATCGTATATACCCAATAGTATTTTGATATTGTTGATCTTGGAATCCaccaatttataaaaaatatcagcTACGATGACGTATTCGGACACCTGTTTTTTcaacccatatgtggttccttgTTTAGGGGTCCAGAAACGTTTGTTTTgttctcagccaatcagaacgcaCCGTCTTGGAAATGAGCTTATGAATGACTTTAGCGCCCTTGTCAGTAGTGCGCGCTCAGGACACCGGACGGTCGTCGCGTCACGGCGTCGGCGTCGTGTGCCGCCGCTCGTGTCGTCGCTTCCTTCATTCGTTTATTTGCACTTTCCCGTCGTTCTCCGGCGCTCGGTTCCGCGCTTACAGCGTCTTGTCGCTTTCCTTCTTCAGGTGGCTGCAAAGGAGATCGAACACACAGGGAAACAAGAATGATGTCTGGGGATCTATACCTGGAtctatcagtttgtgtgtgtgtgtgtgtgtgtgtgtgtgtgtgtgtgtgtgtgtgtgtgtgtgtacctgtaataCTCTTcctgtgtgagagagtgatggtggtgatggatCCACTGCTGCTCCAGGGCGAGTCTCTGGATctgaagctctgtgttctgaTGATGCACGGAGGAGTGGGGGGGTAAATCACGGAACGgagcacctacacacacacacacacacacacacacacacacacacacacatgcaatggGTCAGCTTTTTTAACAGCTCACTAATAAGTGAAAACACACACGTTTAAcgtcacacacacgcacacacacacacacatgcacactacTGTGGGACATTTCTAAGTCTGCCTTCTAATATCAAAGGCAATGTGTGTGTTaccaaaggtgtgtgtgtgtgtgtgtgtgtgtgtgtgtgtgtgtgtgtgagcgctgTGCGGTACCGAAAAGTTGCTGTCGCAGTACGTCGCTCTCTGTGAGCGGGTGTGTGATGATGGATCCTGGATACGGTAGCCGTGGTAACGGAGCTCCCGTCGCTAACGGATCGATGAGCGGGTGCACACTGCTGGGTgctgtgaaatatatatatatatatatatatatatatatatatatatatttgtgtgtgtgtgtgtgtgtgtgtgtgaaaacaattataataaataaaagtaaaacagcatctcattttctttccttaaaaaacattttttcaatgaTGTAATTTgcgtgttttgttttttttttcacaatattttcacaatattaccagtcaaaagtttggacactttatttttattattttcaacattgtacatttatacaGAGGACGCTCAAACTACAAAAGAACACGTACGCTTGATGCAAAAACGTGTTAAACAGcccagaaaatgtttatattttcgagctaatatttgtttaagtgccggcttctcccatcagattcacgaggtagtcacctggaaagGTTTTCAGTTCACAGGCGGGAACTGTCGagagttcatttgtgacattttccAGGGAAAGGAAGACTAacagctacctctgctgcaggaGATAAGTTTgttagaattaccagcctcagatATCGACGATAATAAATGGTTGACAAAAGTGGCAGACGTATTTCAACATCTAATGTTCAAAGGAGACTGCGtgagtcaggccttcatggtcgATTTCGTGGCAAACTAGCACTTTTCCTAGTGTTGGGAAATTGTAGAACGGTTTAATTTCGAGATGCTACAGTTATTAACAATTTTGCATTCCTTCAACCTTTCAGAAGAAAATCAATcacctaaaaaataaaactagcaTTTAGCAGTGTTTTTCTACTTTGAAGATGGTGGGTAACCCTTTTAATTTCAAACAAATTCAGTTCATTGAAACAATCGTAGGATGGTTACCTGTTTCTTGCTGGTGCAGATGCAGgtgagagtgaatgtgtgagtgctGGTGATGATGTGGAGTGACGTTTAGCATTTGCAGTCGCCCCAGAGACTCTCCAGATGCACCTCCTCCTGATGTCCCACCTCCTCCTGAAGTTCCACCCCCAGCCGGAGGAGCTGGGGCTCCTCGTTCCCGGTCTCCACTCGGCAgtgatctctctctttctttctctctctctcggtccaCACTCCGTGCTCTCTCGGTACTAGGTGGAGTCCGACTCGGGTTTGAGTAACCTTCAGGAGCTGGGGGCTGGGTGGGGTGGGAGGAGTGAGAGGAGGGGTGATTGAGAGAAGAAGCAGTAGGtgcaggaggaggtggaggaggtgcaggaggaggaggggcAGGACCTATAGGGTTTACAGTGGGTGGGGCATGACTAGGTAGGGAAGGTGGTAACAAGGAAGAAGTAGGCGGGGTTGACAAAGGCTGAGGGACAGCGCTCGGGTTTCTTGCAACTGAAGCAAGGGCTTGAGGAGCTGGAGCTGGTGGTGGAGGAGTCCCATAAATCGAAACCTCATTGTTCGGAGCTCCACCACCAGGCCCACTTCCTAGCAGTAAGGAGTGTGAATGAGCATGCGTATGTGAGTCGAATTCACTTTTAAAGTCAAACCCTGACTTCACTCGCTCCCTGTGAGCTGTCACAGAGTGTGGAAACCCCATCCCTCCAAGGCCAGCCCCTAGTCCTGCCATTCCACCTGGGCCAGGCCCTGCCACCGGCCCTGCAACAGGGTGGCCATGGCCTCCTTCCAAGCCGGTTCCATAAAGAAATCCGAGGATGGCTGCGGCAGTGGCCGCATCCGCTGGAAGGTGATGTGGATGCGTGAGGGCAGGATTTTGGAACTGAGGCAGAAAAAGTGACGGGTGGACGTGTGGATGTGTATGCGGATgcgggtgggggtgggggtgggggtgaaaATGGGGTGGAGCCCGATTGGCTGTGCCAAGAGGTGACATTGCATGGGGACGGGCATATTCGCTCAGCGTCCTCAATGCTGGTGTGTCAGGCCCAAGATATGGGCCAAGACCTCCAACAGAAGGTAGGAGAAGGGAATGAGGGATGGAATGAGAGAGGGAAGGGTGGAGAGCGTGGGCATGCGAAGGGTGAATTGAGTGGCTGGGGTGGTGGGCAGGGTGGTGGGAGGGGTTTAAACAgggagaggaggatgaggaagaaggatcgaggagaagagaggaggaaggagaaaagaagagagtGGAGCCTTGACGTTGAACTGCTCCATGATTGCTGTCCTTCTGctgagagatggagaaaagagCAAAAATAGCTCTATTACTTCTCTCTTATGTTTTGCATGGTTTTTTTCCCATTAATGTGTGAGTTTTTTTCCAGGTTCTTTAGGGACCTCCCACCACTATGCTCAAAATTGTGGCTCTAAATTGCCATGCAAAAGACTGGTATTCTGAGCAAGCAGTATTTACACCTCAAGCCTAGTGTTTCTTTAACAGaatccaccacctcctccaaGCGGTTTTAGCTAAACATGAAAaaagctaataaataaataatgctgcAGGCTTAAATTATGGTAGTTTGCAAGTGATATCTGGTAAATTGAAGTTTAGTTATTATGTCACTACATTCAGAAAATGTATGGACGTACAGTGTTTGCGACTGACCACCATATTTACTATAGACAATATTATACCTAGCAAGaagtaatacaaaaaaacactggcctggtaaatacattttatgagGTTTGCAGCTCAAGAGGAGGACATAAATTGCATGGTTGAACAGGAAAATACATATGGTATACATGTGCTACTGATTAAATCAAATCTTTGTTCCCTCTGTTGATCCTGGTCCTCACCTGTAGGTGTCTCTCCAGATCCCTCTCCCTTTCAcgctccctttctctctccctctcccgctctctctccttctctctcaggTCACGAGCCCTCTGTTCTACCTCTCGTCTGGCTCGTTCAATTGcctcattcctttttttccagAGTTTTGATCCATCCAATGGAATGAAGAGGACATCGGTGCGAGCACAGGAATTCCCATTGCCACGATCTAGAACCCTGTGAAACCTAAAAAGACAACAACTTTAAATTAATTGTCACCATTTCTAATGTTACAATACTGAAATTAAAAATGACCAAATACACATCTGTCGTACCGAGCAGATTGGCTTGCATGAATTGGAATATCGATAACCTTTGGCTCAGGCGAGGGGCTTCTGAGCACAGTAGGTGGACTCTCAGGTTCCTCCCTCTCTTCTATTGGCTCCTCCTTAATGACAGGTGGCGGCAAAGGACACGATGATGATTCGGATTGGCTGTCTGCACCGGCAggtgcattactaggtggagcAACAGGGTTGCAGAGATGTGGCTGGATTTTCGAGGGTGTAGGCGAATGCAACTGCATTTGACTATTAACACTATTGTTGCTATTTGGATTGCTGGCACCTACAGTGCTGCTATGGTTACTATTGCCATGGTAAGCACCAGCAAAAGGGGTGTGACTGTTTAAAGTGCCGTGATAAGGGGCCGGTCGGCACccagacagacaggaagtgacTGCACCTGACACAGAAGGTGCAGAAGTTGATGAAAATTGGGGAAATGCTCCCATTTGATTGCCTGATGGACTAGGAAGTGGAGAAATAGTAGTAGGTGGGCTTTGATTGGATGAGGGGTACTGCCCTGGACGGGTTTGGCTAGGAGGATGTGTGGACGGTGGAAGAGGCTGCTGGCTGTGGGAAGCTGGGGGATATGAGGCAGGAGGCTGGTGTCCATGTGTGGAAGAAgatgaggaaggagaaagagatggTGGGTGATTACGAGTGTGATAAATGGAAGATGGAACACTGTTCTCTcgttctctttccctctccctTTCCCTATCCCTAGATTGGACAGCTAGGCCTGGCTGGACCAGGTAGTGTGGGTGGGGAACAGCAGGCCCTCCAGCAAAATCCCGACCCATATTAGAAGCAAGTCTGGTGGGACTTGGGTATTCTCTAGAAGGGCCAGGGTGAGGAGCAGATGAAGGTTGAGCACCTGCTGGAGGGTACTCCTTGGTCTCTAGTGGAGGGTATTCCCTTAGGAAGTGTCCAGTGGGAGGAGGATCTGACCCAGTAGCAGGAACTTGATGTCCTTGATGCCCTTGCCCCACCTGCTCCACTGTTGTCTGAAACTCTTTGTTTGGGGTGGATGAACTGTTTAGTGGAGAACTAGATGGTAAACTGGAGCTTGAAGTGCTAACATTTACTTGGTTGGCATTATTTGGATTGCTGTTGCCACCTACTTCTCTTGCCTGGCCTGCATACTCTCCCCATCTTCCCTCCTTGTCTCTTGGGTGACACCCACCTGCAACCCCTGCCCCACTCCCCGCACCAGGTCCAAAGTCCCGGCTCTGTGCTAC belongs to Silurus meridionalis isolate SWU-2019-XX chromosome 4, ASM1480568v1, whole genome shotgun sequence and includes:
- the atn1 gene encoding atrophin-1 isoform X3; this translates as MKTRTHKEPMPVRSGRRRGGSEERRGRRPHPSPSRAERNERQTRAAGEELGCFNRRPQGQDSSESDGERNIPPPKRQKVQDSSAPASTHSTGTTTSAPHPTSCNTQSRESDNEDGQSQGSRSSAGGSLANSSSSISSGRDIDQDNRSSSPSLSGSPLASLDSESDSPDSPKQSGKVKEGVVPKPAGTGRGNESSSGECRDTEGGKEADLSVLKSPSSLCPLNESSSARKSYFSVDPKIAPKMEFSGVVGDEVLHGCSRSNVNPKTASQCGGKMVVGGAEYPHGNPNVSHASSSALPPPPALKPLEAGQVAPVDIKMEKVEKCDKAPPSLLPQATSLPQQTPSPRHTHHYNPATWSGSAVSTCHGNWGYTRYPGVHHAPVQQQQLPSVYNPPSSTRHSSHPSYLPHPHLPHPHREYLPKYSSPADRDRAARDIAIKDGTGGSGSHNSANMGNDFVAPVPGQSREFGATARDGPSGGREFRPGFRERERDFSLQNQNQQHVAQSRDFGPGAGSGAGVAGGCHPRDKEGRWGEYAGQAREVGGNSNPNNANQVNVSTSSSSLPSSSPLNSSSTPNKEFQTTVEQVGQGHQGHQVPATGSDPPPTGHFLREYPPLETKEYPPAGAQPSSAPHPGPSREYPSPTRLASNMGRDFAGGPAVPHPHYLVQPGLAVQSRDRERERERERENSVPSSIYHTRNHPPSLSPSSSSSTHGHQPPASYPPASHSQQPLPPSTHPPSQTRPGQYPSSNQSPPTTISPLPSPSGNQMGAFPQFSSTSAPSVSGAVTSCLSGCRPAPYHGTLNSHTPFAGAYHGNSNHSSTVGASNPNSNNSVNSQMQLHSPTPSKIQPHLCNPVAPPSNAPAGADSQSESSSCPLPPPVIKEEPIEEREEPESPPTVLRSPSPEPKVIDIPIHASQSARFHRVLDRGNGNSCARTDVLFIPLDGSKLWKKRNEAIERARREVEQRARDLREKERERERERERERERERDLERHLQQKDSNHGAVQRQGSTLFFSPSSSLLLDPSSSSSSPCLNPSHHPAHHPSHSIHPSHAHALHPSLSHSIPHSLLLPSVGGLGPYLGPDTPALRTLSEYARPHAMSPLGTANRAPPHFHPHPHPHPHPHTHPHVHPSLFLPQFQNPALTHPHHLPADAATAAAILGFLYGTGLEGGHGHPVAGPVAGPGPGGMAGLGAGLGGMGFPHSVTAHRERVKSGFDFKSEFDSHTHAHSHSLLLGSGPGGGAPNNEVSIYGTPPPPAPAPQALASVARNPSAVPQPLSTPPTSSLLPPSLPSHAPPTVNPIGPAPPPPAPPPPPPAPTASSLNHPSSHSSHPTQPPAPEGYSNPSRTPPSTERARSVDREREKERERSLPSGDRERGAPAPPAGGGTSGGGGTSGGGASGESLGRLQMLNVTPHHHQHSHIHSHLHLHQQETAPSSVHPLIDPLATGAPLPRLPYPGSIITHPLTESDVLRQQLFGAPFRDLPPHSSVHHQNTELQIQRLALEQQWIHHHHHSLTQEEYYSHLKKESDKTL
- the atn1 gene encoding atrophin-1 isoform X4, with the protein product MKTRTHKEPMPVRSGRRRGGSEERRGRRPHPSPSRAERNERQTQRAAGEELGCFNRRPQGQDSSESDGERNIPPPKRQKVQDSSAPASTHSTGTTTSAPHPTSCNTQSRESDNEDGQSQGSRSSAGGSLANSSSSISSGRDIDQDNRSSSPSLSGSPLASLDSESDSPDSPKQSGKVKEGVVPKPAGTGRGNESSSGECRDTEGGKEADLSVLKSPSSLCPLNESSSARKSYFSVDPKIAPKMEFSGVVGDEVLHGCSRSNVNPKTASQCGGKMVVGGAEYPHGNPNVSHASSSALPPPPALKPLEAGQVAPVDIKMEKVEKCDKAPPSLLPQATSLPQQTPSPRHTHHYNPATWSGSAVSTCHGNWGYTRYPGVHHAPVQQQQLPSVYNPPSSTRHSSHPSYLPHPHLPHPHREYLPKYSSPADRDRAARDIAIKDGTGGSGSHNSANMGNDFVAPVPGQSREFGATARDGPSGGREFRPGFRERERDFSLQNQNQQHVAQSRDFGPGAGSGAGVAGGCHPRDKEGRWGEYAGQAREVGGNSNPNNANQVNVSTSSSSLPSSSPLNSSSTPNKEFQTTVEQVGQGHQGHQVPATGSDPPPTGHFLREYPPLETKEYPPAGAQPSSAPHPGPSREYPSPTRLASNMGRDFAGGPAVPHPHYLVQPGLAVQSRDRERERERERENSVPSSIYHTRNHPPSLSPSSSSSTHGHQPPASYPPASHSQQPLPPSTHPPSQTRPGQYPSSNQSPPTTISPLPSPSGNQMGAFPQFSSTSAPSVSGAVTSCLSGCRPAPYHGTLNSHTPFAGAYHGNSNHSSTVGASNPNSNNSVNSQMQLHSPTPSKIQPHLCNPVAPPSNAPAGADSQSESSSCPLPPPVIKEEPIEEREEPESPPTVLRSPSPEPKVIDIPIHASQSARFHRVLDRGNGNSCARTDVLFIPLDGSKLWKKRNEAIERARREVEQRARDLREKERERERERERERERERDLERHLQQKDSNHGAVQRQGSTLFFSPSSSLLLDPSSSSSSPCLNPSHHPAHHPSHSIHPSHAHALHPSLSHSIPHSLLLPSVGGLGPYLGPDTPALRTLSEYARPHAMSPLGTANRAPPHFHPHPHPHPHPHTHPHVHPSLFLPQFQNPALTHPHHLPADAATAAAILGFLYGTGLEGGHGHPVAGPVAGPGPGGMAGLGAGLGGMGFPHSVTAHRERVKSGFDFKSEFDSHTHAHSHSLLLGSGPGGGAPNNEVSIYGTPPPPAPAPQALASVARNPSAVPQPLSTPPTSSLLPPSLPSHAPPTVNPIGPAPPPPAPPPPPPAPTASSLNHPSSHSSHPTQPPAPEGYSNPSRTPPSTERARSVDREREKERERSLPSGDRERGAPAPPAGGGTSGGGGTSGGGASGESLGRLQMLNVTPHHHQHSHIHSHLHLHQQETGAPFRDLPPHSSVHHQNTELQIQRLALEQQWIHHHHHSLTQEEYYSHLKKESDKTL